A DNA window from candidate division WOR-3 bacterium contains the following coding sequences:
- a CDS encoding DUF2283 domain-containing protein has product MKVTYDQEVDVLRVVFSGAEVQESDEDKPGVILDYDKDGNVVGLEILNASKRVENPRAVEYAVAG; this is encoded by the coding sequence ATGAAAGTAACTTATGACCAGGAAGTGGACGTTCTGAGGGTCGTGTTCAGCGGCGCAGAAGTGCAGGAGAGCGACGAGGACAAGCCCGGCGTAATTCTTGACTATGACAAGGATGGTAACGTAGTCGGACTGGAGATTCTGAACGCCTCGAAGCGGGTGGAGAATCCACGCGCAGTGGAGTACGCCGTCGCTGGCTGA